In Triticum aestivum cultivar Chinese Spring chromosome 5B, IWGSC CS RefSeq v2.1, whole genome shotgun sequence, the following proteins share a genomic window:
- the LOC123116137 gene encoding zinc finger BED domain-containing protein RICESLEEPER 3-like produces the protein MEDEPHNSNAMVDQEESTGSAPGPVFSGRKPKRLRSKVWDDFTPIYIDGKLARAECMHCHQVFSSGTGNLRKHQAKCCPRAQKRAMQHKPPFLLTGQNKSSDTAKVDQNLSHGELGTHEQKNLASCDTHTDKDRKNQSHEELAVPDQDIPTDMNQRNLKVGQIEPHEELVRIFSVHGYPPPIQIHDGFSKFVSSLNPMVKMPAKADMYRYSRELFDKEKTKLKEKLAALSSRVCLSAYLWHYDLTSAFLCLSVHYIDDEWEKQKHIIRFHSVDPSCNAKQLSQDILSAIGDWGLRYKVFSITLDDVFLDDSVASDLKASLQEWNLRSANRSSCMSAKHTSSMSANRSLFVARSPIHLVNQVIHVGIDELHKVMEKSTKCSKHTKGHIPSAVRFLNCGYAPSAEEWSNAQRICKILQRVHIYMDEMNTFHGPADLLDRLWGAKRALHPEDSFYGDKTVSKELKKMQQKFTDGRTRVPTRPPA, from the coding sequence ATGGAAGACGAGCCTCACAATTCCAATGCCATGGTTGACCAAGAGGAGAGCACAGGCAGCGCCCCTGGCCCAGTGTTCTCGGGTCGAAAGCCGAAGAGGCTCCGGTCGAAGGTGTGGGATGACTTCACCCCCATCTACATCGATGGGAAGCTCGCGAGGGCCGAGTGCATGCACTGCCACCAGGTCTTCAGCAGCGGAACCGGCAACCTGCGAAAGCACCAGGCCAAGTGCTGCCCCAGAGCCCAGAAGAGGGCAATGCAACACAAGCCCCCGTTCTTGTTGACCGGCCAAAACAAATCCTCAGACACAGCGAAGGTTGATCAGAATTTGTCTCACGGGGAGCTTGGGACACATGAGCAGAAGAATCTTGCTTCATGTGACACTCACACTGACAAAGATCGGAAGAATCAGTCGCATGAGGAACTTGCAGTGCCTGACCAGGACATTCCCACTGACATGAATCAGAGGAATCTGAAGGTTGGTCAGATTGAGCCCCATGAGGAACTTGTCAGGATATTTTCTGTGCACGGGTACCCGCCACCGATACAGATCCATGATGGATTCAGTAAGTTTGTTTCTAGCTTGAATCCTATGGTGAAGATGCCGGCCAAAGCTGACATGTATAGGTACTCTAGGGAACTGTTCGACAAAGAAAAAACCAAGCTGAAGGAGAAGTTGGCAGCTTTGAGCAGTCGggtttgcttgagtgcttatctGTGGCATTATGATCTGACCTCAGCGTTCCTATGCTTGAGTGTTCATTACATTGATGATGAATGGGAGAAGCAGAAACATATCATCAGGTTTCACTCTGTGGATCCTTCCTGCAATGCAAAGCAACTGAGCCAGGATATACTGAGTGCTATTGGAGATTGGGGTCTTCGTTACAAGGTTTTCAGCATTACACTGGACGATGTGTTTCTAGATGATTCAGTTGCTTCAGATCTCAAAGCCAGTCTCCAAGAATGGAACCTTCGCTCGGCAAACCGGAGCTCGTGTATGTCTGCAAAACATACCTCATCAATGTCTGCAAACCGTAGCTTGTTTGTGGCACGGTCTCCAATTCATCTAGTTAATCAGGTCATACATGTGGGGATCGATGAACTTCACAAAGTGATGGAGAAGTCAACAAAGTGTTCCAAGCACACAAAGGGCCACATCCCTTCAGCAGTACGGTTTCTGAACTGTGGATATGCACCTTCAGCTGAAGAGTGGAGCAACGCGCAACGTATCTGTAAGATATTGCAGAGGGTGCATATATACATGGATGAGATGAACACCTTTCATGGCCCAGCCGACCTCCTTGACCGGTTATGGGGTGCAAAACGAGCTCTGCATCCAGAGGATAGTTTTTACGGGGACAAAACAGTTTCGAAAGAGCTAAAGAAGATGCAGCAGAAGTTTACTgatggtaggactagggttcctaccaggCCTCCGGCGTAG